A window from Streptomyces sp. NBC_00299 encodes these proteins:
- a CDS encoding endonuclease/exonuclease/phosphatase family protein yields the protein MPSKKSARLAALTVAAVCSAASTVVLTSPAHADSVRIHDIQGSTRISPYAGKQVTDVAGIVTGVRAYGSSRGFWIQDPDADADAATSEGVFVFTSSVPKVAVGDSVLVAGTVAEYVPGGAASGNQSLTEITKPTVTVVSSGNAVPAAQVVDEDSVPDRYTPAGDAAAKGSIDGLTLRPSKYALDHYESLEGMNVEVADARVVTATDDFYELWVTVKPWEHRNRRGGTVYGSYDSQNTGRLQIQSLGPGAEFPVANVGDTLTGTTAGPLDYNQFGGYTLVASELGTLKSGGLERETTQKQRRDELAVATYNVENLDPSDATFAEHAAAIVNNLQSPDIVSLEEIQDNNGAKNDGTVAADQTVGKLIDAIVTAGGPAYDWRSIDPVDKADGGEPGGNIRQVFLFNPKRVSFTDRAGGDATTAAGVAKVQGKAALTVSPGRIDPANAAWTNSRKPLAGEFVFRGRTVFVIANHFASKGGDQSLHAQYQPPARSSETQRHLQASAVNTFVKDILAVQKNADVVTLGDINDFEFSGTTKLLEDDGALWSAIKSLPKSERYSYVYQGNAQTLDQILVSPSIRRSCDFEYDSVHVNSEFNDQVSDHDPQVLRFRP from the coding sequence TTGCCGAGCAAGAAGTCCGCGCGCCTCGCCGCGCTCACCGTCGCCGCCGTATGTTCCGCGGCGTCCACCGTTGTCCTCACGTCCCCCGCGCACGCCGACTCCGTGCGCATCCATGACATCCAGGGCAGCACCCGCATATCCCCGTACGCCGGCAAGCAGGTCACGGACGTGGCCGGAATCGTCACCGGCGTGCGCGCCTACGGCTCGTCCAGAGGCTTCTGGATCCAGGATCCGGACGCCGACGCCGACGCGGCCACCAGTGAGGGCGTGTTCGTCTTCACGAGCTCCGTCCCGAAGGTCGCCGTCGGCGACTCGGTCCTGGTGGCGGGCACGGTCGCCGAGTACGTCCCCGGCGGCGCGGCCTCGGGCAACCAGTCGCTGACCGAGATCACCAAGCCGACGGTCACCGTCGTCTCCAGCGGCAACGCCGTCCCGGCCGCGCAGGTCGTCGACGAGGACTCGGTGCCGGACCGGTACACGCCGGCCGGCGACGCGGCCGCGAAGGGCTCGATCGACGGCCTGACGCTGCGGCCGTCGAAGTACGCCCTCGACCACTACGAGTCCCTCGAGGGCATGAACGTCGAGGTCGCCGACGCCCGCGTGGTCACCGCGACCGACGACTTCTACGAGCTGTGGGTGACGGTGAAGCCGTGGGAGCACCGCAACCGCCGCGGCGGCACGGTCTACGGCTCCTACGACTCCCAGAACACCGGCCGGCTGCAGATCCAGTCGCTCGGCCCCGGCGCCGAGTTCCCGGTCGCGAACGTGGGTGACACCCTCACCGGCACCACCGCCGGCCCACTGGACTACAACCAGTTCGGCGGCTACACCCTCGTCGCGAGCGAGCTCGGCACCCTCAAGAGCGGTGGCCTGGAGCGGGAGACGACCCAGAAGCAGCGGCGCGACGAGCTGGCGGTCGCGACGTACAACGTCGAGAACCTCGACCCGTCCGACGCCACGTTCGCCGAGCACGCCGCCGCGATCGTGAACAACCTCCAGTCGCCCGACATCGTGTCCCTGGAGGAGATCCAGGACAACAACGGCGCGAAGAACGACGGCACGGTCGCCGCCGACCAGACGGTGGGCAAGCTGATCGACGCCATCGTCACGGCGGGCGGCCCGGCCTACGACTGGCGTTCCATCGACCCGGTCGACAAGGCCGACGGCGGCGAGCCGGGCGGCAACATCCGCCAGGTGTTCCTGTTCAACCCGAAGCGGGTCTCCTTCACCGACCGCGCGGGCGGCGACGCCACGACCGCCGCCGGTGTGGCCAAGGTGCAGGGCAAGGCGGCGCTGACGGTCTCCCCCGGCCGTATCGACCCGGCGAACGCGGCCTGGACGAACAGCCGCAAGCCGCTGGCCGGCGAGTTCGTGTTCCGTGGCCGCACGGTCTTCGTGATCGCCAACCACTTCGCCTCCAAGGGCGGCGACCAGTCCCTGCACGCGCAGTACCAGCCGCCGGCCCGCAGCTCGGAGACCCAGCGCCACCTCCAGGCGAGTGCGGTCAACACCTTCGTCAAGGACATCCTGGCCGTCCAGAAGAACGCGGACGTCGTCACGCTCGGCGACATCAACGACTTCGAGTTCTCCGGCACCACCAAGCTGCTGGAGGACGACGGCGCACTGTGGTCGGCGATCAAGTCGCTGCCCAAGAGCGAGCGGTACTCGTACGTCTACCAGGGCAACGCCCAGACGCTGGACCAGATCCTGGTCAGCCCGTCGATCCGGCGTTCCTGTGACTTCGAGTACGACAGCGTGCACGTCAACTCGGAGTTCAACGACCAGGTCAGCGACCACGACCCGCAGGTGCTGCGGTTCCGTCCGTAA